The following proteins come from a genomic window of Polyangiaceae bacterium:
- a CDS encoding protein kinase, translating into MTALHASLSDPADIRPGARLGRYEVLMGVAEGGMARVWAAKQHGQRGFSKVVAIKTILPALASDDSFEAMFLDEARLAACIHHPNVCEIFDLGEESGVLYLAMEWVNGESVARLLKPPRSDGQKPTPERLNPRVAARIIADAAAGLHAAHELTDEFGERRNVVHRDVSPQNILVSVNGNVKVTDFGVAKALGGSQEATMAGQIKGKTAYMSPEQASGGRIDRRSDIFALGICLYEITTGVRPFTGEGQVAVLKAVLDCEFEKPSDLVPGYPRDLEAIVLRAMAKDPMQRYPSADRMRVAIEEWLARSGPIVTETQVAQTLRDRLGALVDKRNVVLRDRMRDAGASPEPQQSFEPQREGSSSKISNPSASAIRSVTPESEGSISQVSAAGISQISSAGVSQPSVTSQPSVVSQVSQPSAVSYPSAPSGLYAPAPMPQPDTTARGALIGIGIGVGVFALLATGASFYLRGQAAEAAPAPTVPTVATTTAKSPEAPPPTATGANVENQSPVIKLVTMMPKAGITFLLDGKPLAGLEVPRPKSGEVKLLKASAEGYHDEVLRLDEFTPDQLDVLLAKADEPKPEPKTEAKVAEAPPGKLSEAPTKVEAPKETKPKKPPKPDIPDNPF; encoded by the coding sequence ATGACCGCACTTCACGCCAGCCTTTCGGACCCGGCAGACATCCGCCCGGGTGCACGACTCGGTCGTTACGAAGTGTTGATGGGCGTCGCTGAAGGCGGCATGGCACGCGTGTGGGCGGCCAAGCAGCACGGTCAGCGCGGCTTCAGCAAAGTAGTGGCCATCAAGACCATCTTGCCGGCCCTGGCCAGTGACGACTCGTTCGAAGCGATGTTCCTGGACGAGGCGCGGCTCGCGGCCTGCATCCATCACCCCAACGTCTGCGAGATCTTCGACCTGGGTGAAGAGAGCGGCGTGCTCTACCTCGCGATGGAGTGGGTGAACGGCGAGAGCGTCGCGCGCCTGCTCAAGCCACCACGCAGCGACGGTCAGAAGCCCACGCCGGAGCGGCTCAATCCCCGCGTCGCTGCCCGTATCATCGCCGACGCCGCCGCGGGCCTGCACGCCGCGCACGAGCTGACGGACGAATTCGGCGAACGCCGAAACGTCGTGCACCGCGACGTCTCCCCGCAGAACATCCTGGTCAGCGTCAACGGCAACGTGAAGGTAACGGACTTCGGCGTGGCCAAGGCCCTGGGTGGCTCGCAAGAAGCGACCATGGCGGGTCAGATCAAGGGCAAGACCGCCTACATGTCGCCGGAGCAAGCGTCCGGTGGTCGCATCGACCGGCGCAGCGACATCTTCGCGCTGGGCATTTGCCTGTACGAGATCACGACGGGCGTTCGGCCGTTCACCGGCGAGGGTCAGGTCGCCGTGCTCAAGGCCGTGCTCGACTGCGAGTTCGAGAAGCCGAGCGACTTGGTGCCCGGCTATCCCCGGGACCTGGAAGCCATCGTGCTCCGAGCCATGGCCAAGGATCCGATGCAGCGCTATCCGAGCGCGGATCGCATGCGGGTGGCCATCGAGGAATGGCTGGCGCGCTCCGGCCCCATCGTGACGGAAACCCAGGTCGCCCAGACCCTGCGGGACCGCCTGGGCGCCCTGGTGGACAAACGCAACGTGGTCCTGCGAGACCGCATGCGGGACGCCGGCGCCAGCCCCGAGCCGCAGCAGAGCTTCGAGCCCCAACGGGAAGGCTCCAGCTCCAAGATCTCCAACCCGAGCGCCAGCGCCATCCGCAGCGTGACGCCGGAGTCGGAGGGCTCCATCTCTCAGGTCAGCGCCGCGGGCATCTCGCAGATCAGCAGCGCGGGTGTCTCGCAGCCCAGCGTCACCTCGCAACCGAGCGTCGTGTCGCAGGTTTCCCAGCCGAGCGCCGTGTCCTACCCCAGCGCTCCCAGCGGCCTGTACGCACCGGCCCCGATGCCCCAACCCGACACCACCGCGCGCGGTGCGTTGATCGGCATTGGCATCGGCGTGGGCGTGTTCGCGCTGTTGGCGACGGGAGCCTCCTTCTACCTCCGGGGCCAGGCCGCCGAAGCCGCGCCAGCGCCGACCGTCCCCACCGTGGCCACGACGACCGCCAAGTCGCCGGAAGCCCCGCCGCCCACGGCCACGGGCGCCAACGTCGAGAACCAAAGCCCCGTCATCAAGCTGGTGACGATGATGCCGAAGGCAGGCATTACCTTCCTGCTGGATGGCAAGCCGCTGGCGGGCCTCGAGGTACCGCGTCCCAAGAGCGGCGAGGTGAAGCTGCTCAAGGCAAGCGCCGAGGGCTATCACGACGAGGTCTTGCGGCTCGACGAGTTCACCCCCGACCAGCTCGACGTGCTGTTGGCCAAGGCGGACGAACCCAAGCCGGAGCCCAAGACCGAAGCCAAGGTCGCCGAAGCTCCCCCGGGCAAGCTCAGTGAGGCGCCCACCAAGGTGGAGGCGCCCAAAGAGACGAAGCCGAAGAAGCCGCCCAAGCCGGACATCCCGGATAACCCCTTCTGA